The following are from one region of the Azoarcus sp. PA01 genome:
- a CDS encoding DUF488 domain-containing protein, whose amino-acid sequence MSSILYTVGFTRKGAQRFFELLADAGVRLLLDIRARPDSQLAGFARARDLVWLLQKVAGIGYLHVSALAPAADLLADYRDGRFDWAGYERRYLGALNEPWYESNSSGWSWTGMSAVRRAACRPMSPASGGRVAGSPAAGAGIEHLV is encoded by the coding sequence ATGAGTTCGATCCTCTACACGGTCGGTTTCACCCGCAAAGGGGCACAACGCTTCTTCGAACTGCTCGCTGACGCGGGCGTGCGTTTGCTGCTCGATATCCGCGCGCGCCCCGATTCCCAGCTCGCCGGCTTTGCCCGCGCACGCGATCTCGTCTGGTTGCTGCAGAAAGTGGCCGGCATCGGCTATCTCCATGTCTCCGCGCTCGCGCCGGCGGCCGACTTGCTGGCCGACTATCGCGACGGGAGGTTCGACTGGGCAGGCTACGAGAGGCGCTATCTTGGCGCCTTGAACGAACCCTGGTACGAAAGCAACTCATCGGGGTGGAGCTGGACAGGCATGTCTGCTGTGCGCCGAGCCGCTTGCCGACCAATGTCACCGGCGTCTGGCGGCAGAGTGGCTGGCAGCCCGGCAGCCGGGGCTGGAATCGAGCACCTCGTCTGA